The Labrus bergylta chromosome 15, fLabBer1.1, whole genome shotgun sequence genome includes a region encoding these proteins:
- the erh gene encoding enhancer of rudimentary homolog — protein sequence MSHTILLVQPTKRPEGRTYADYESVNECMEGVCKMYEEHLKRMNPNSPSITYDISQLFDFIDDLADLSCLVYRTDTQTYQPYNKDWIKEKIYVLLRRQAQQASK from the exons ATG tcgcACACAATTTTGCTGGTTCAACCAACCAAGAGACCTGAGGGCCGCACATATGCTGACTATGAGTCAGTGAATGAATGTATGGAGG GCGTTTGCAAAATGTATGAAGAGCATCTTAAGAGGATGAATCCAAACAGTCCCTCCATCACTTATGACATTAGTCAGTTGTTTGACTTTATCGATGACTTGGCAGATCTAAGCTGTCTTGT cTACAgaactgacacacaaacataccaaCCATACAACAAAGACTGGATCAAGGAGAAGATATATGTCCTGCTGCGGCGTCAGGCTCAGCAGGCGTCAAAGTAA
- the paplnb gene encoding papilin b, proteoglycan-like sulfated glycoprotein isoform X2 produces the protein MNILQILGLLQLLAVPAFTFTQPTHDYWGEFGAYGPCSRTCGTGVAMRTRKCITSRTDGGHNCLGSSKAYRTCNTHACPVGSRDFREEQCSQLDRTDFQSKQHTWVPYYGASNPCELHCVPRGANFFYRHRPAVVDGTQCYVGRTDICVDGACRILSHGEFLGLDEDTNSVHSAAPVVVAPHPRETLSYYYKTGVYGECSAACGGGMQYRSIECWVQDSANPRVVEESYCITQRLQRPQSQQACNMHACAAEYSVSSFSACSVTCGEGQQTREVFCVGSRGERLPESTCSGLARPASVQTCRRPACHTHITWHVTDYGLCTRSCGGGVRERRVGCFDTDLNPYPEARCGAASRPVSVESCNSQACPGAQLVPSVQDPRAHESTVRGFVPHVPGEPYASRPHTNIVYDPYPSVITPYCAQSFYGCCPDGQTSARGPHGEGCSQDDCVRSRYGCCLDGVTQAQGFGRVGCPEYRPTVDTPAPVPPSTGDVCRFPRDEGPCDTWKVRYYYDSVAGKCTEFWFGSCQGNGNNFMSLEACQRQCGSMMREPPPPPRRETPRRGPPRGALRARA, from the exons ATGAACATCCTACAAATCCTGGGTCTcctgcagctgcttgctgtACCGGCTTTCACT tttaCACAACCAACCCATGACTACTGGGGAGAGTTTGGAGCCTACGGGCCCTGCAGTCGTACCTGCGGCACAGGAGTGGCAATGAGGACCAGGAAATGTATCACTTCAAG GACTGATGGAGGACACAACTGCTTAGGATCCTCCAAAGCCTATCGCACCTGTAATACGCAT GCTTGTCCTGTTGGATCCAGGGACTTCAGGGAGGAGCAGTGCTCCCAGTTGGACAGAACGGACTTTCAGAGCAAACAACACACATGGGTGCCTTATTATGGAG CATCCAATCCCTGTGAGTTGCATTGTGTCCCAAGGGGGGCAAACTTTTTCTACAGACACAGACCTGCAGTCGTGGATGGGACACAGTGCTACGTAGGCCGCACCGATATCTGTGTGGATGGTGCCTGCAGG ATACTGTCCCATGGAGAGTTTTTGGGCTTGGATGAAGACACTAATTCTGTACACTCGGCTGCTCCTGTTGTAGTTGCTCCTCACCCAAGAGAAACACTCTCATACTACTACAAAACTGGTGTGTATGGAGAGTGCTCTGCTGCCTGCGGTGGAGGCATGCAGTATCGCAGCATTGAGTGCTGGGTTCAGGACTCTGCCAACCCCCGTGTGGTGGAAGAGTCTTACTGCATTACCCAGCGCCTGCAGAGACCACAGAGCCAGCAGGCCTGCAACATGCACGCCTGTGCTGCTGAGTACAGCGTGTCCAGCTTCAGTGCG TGCTCTGTGACTTGTGGAGAAGGGCAGCAGACAAGGGAGGTGTTCTGTGTGGGGTCAAGAGGTGAACGCCTTCCTGAAAGCACCTGCAGTGGATTGGCCAGACCTGCTTCTGTCCAGACTTGCCGCAGACCTGCCTGCCATACGCACATCACCTGGCACGTGACCGACTATGGACTG TGCACCAGAagctgtggtggtggtgtgaGGGAGAGGAGAGTGGGCTGTTTTGATACAGATCTGAACCCCTACCCAGAGGCCCGCTGTGGAGCAGCTAGCAGACCAGTCTCTGTGGAATCATGCAACTCACAGGCCTGCCCCGGAGCACAAT tggtCCCAAGTGTGCAGGATCCAAGGGCACACGAAAGCACTGTGAGAGGATTTGTGCCCCACGTTCCAGGAGAACCCTATG CGTCCAGGCCACATACAAACATTGTGTACGATCCATACCCTTCTGTGATTACTCCTTACTGTGCTCAGTCATTCTATGGCTGCTGTCCAGACGGTCAAACCTCTGCTAGAGGGCCCCATGGCGAGGGCTGCTCCCAAGATGACTGTGTCCGCTCCAG atacgGCTGTTGTTTGGATGGGGTGACCCAAGCTCAAGGATTTGGAAGAGTTGGATGTCCTGAGTACCGGCCAACTGTG GACACACCGGCTCCTGTCCCTCCATCCACTGGTGATGTGTGTCGCTTTCCCCGTGACGAGGGCCCTTGTGACACTTGGAAGGTCCGCTACTACTATGACTCAGTTGCTGGCAAATGTACCGAGTTCTGGTTTGGAAGCTGCCAGGGCAATGGCAATAACTTTATGTCCCTGGAAGCATGCCAGAGACAGTGTGGGAGCATGATGAGGGAGCCCCCACCTCCACCTCGCAGAGAGACCCCCAGGAGAGGGCCACCCAGGGGTGCCCTGAGGGCAAGGGCATAA
- the paplnb gene encoding papilin b, proteoglycan-like sulfated glycoprotein isoform X1 encodes MNILQILGLLQLLAVPAFTFTQPTHDYWGEFGAYGPCSRTCGTGVAMRTRKCITSRTDGGHNCLGSSKAYRTCNTHACPVGSRDFREEQCSQLDRTDFQSKQHTWVPYYGASNPCELHCVPRGANFFYRHRPAVVDGTQCYVGRTDICVDGACRILSHGEFLGLDEDTNSVHSAAPVVVAPHPRETLSYYYKTGVYGECSAACGGGMQYRSIECWVQDSANPRVVEESYCITQRLQRPQSQQACNMHACAAEYSVSSFSACSVTCGEGQQTREVFCVGSRGERLPESTCSGLARPASVQTCRRPACHTHITWHVTDYGLCTRSCGGGVRERRVGCFDTDLNPYPEARCGAASRPVSVESCNSQACPGAQLVPSVQDPRAHESTVRGFVPHVPGEPYASRPHTNIVYDPYPSVITPYCAQSFYGCCPDGQTSARGPHGEGCSQDDCVRSRYGCCLDGVTQAQGFGRVGCPEYRPTVQDTPAPVPPSTGDVCRFPRDEGPCDTWKVRYYYDSVAGKCTEFWFGSCQGNGNNFMSLEACQRQCGSMMREPPPPPRRETPRRGPPRGALRARA; translated from the exons ATGAACATCCTACAAATCCTGGGTCTcctgcagctgcttgctgtACCGGCTTTCACT tttaCACAACCAACCCATGACTACTGGGGAGAGTTTGGAGCCTACGGGCCCTGCAGTCGTACCTGCGGCACAGGAGTGGCAATGAGGACCAGGAAATGTATCACTTCAAG GACTGATGGAGGACACAACTGCTTAGGATCCTCCAAAGCCTATCGCACCTGTAATACGCAT GCTTGTCCTGTTGGATCCAGGGACTTCAGGGAGGAGCAGTGCTCCCAGTTGGACAGAACGGACTTTCAGAGCAAACAACACACATGGGTGCCTTATTATGGAG CATCCAATCCCTGTGAGTTGCATTGTGTCCCAAGGGGGGCAAACTTTTTCTACAGACACAGACCTGCAGTCGTGGATGGGACACAGTGCTACGTAGGCCGCACCGATATCTGTGTGGATGGTGCCTGCAGG ATACTGTCCCATGGAGAGTTTTTGGGCTTGGATGAAGACACTAATTCTGTACACTCGGCTGCTCCTGTTGTAGTTGCTCCTCACCCAAGAGAAACACTCTCATACTACTACAAAACTGGTGTGTATGGAGAGTGCTCTGCTGCCTGCGGTGGAGGCATGCAGTATCGCAGCATTGAGTGCTGGGTTCAGGACTCTGCCAACCCCCGTGTGGTGGAAGAGTCTTACTGCATTACCCAGCGCCTGCAGAGACCACAGAGCCAGCAGGCCTGCAACATGCACGCCTGTGCTGCTGAGTACAGCGTGTCCAGCTTCAGTGCG TGCTCTGTGACTTGTGGAGAAGGGCAGCAGACAAGGGAGGTGTTCTGTGTGGGGTCAAGAGGTGAACGCCTTCCTGAAAGCACCTGCAGTGGATTGGCCAGACCTGCTTCTGTCCAGACTTGCCGCAGACCTGCCTGCCATACGCACATCACCTGGCACGTGACCGACTATGGACTG TGCACCAGAagctgtggtggtggtgtgaGGGAGAGGAGAGTGGGCTGTTTTGATACAGATCTGAACCCCTACCCAGAGGCCCGCTGTGGAGCAGCTAGCAGACCAGTCTCTGTGGAATCATGCAACTCACAGGCCTGCCCCGGAGCACAAT tggtCCCAAGTGTGCAGGATCCAAGGGCACACGAAAGCACTGTGAGAGGATTTGTGCCCCACGTTCCAGGAGAACCCTATG CGTCCAGGCCACATACAAACATTGTGTACGATCCATACCCTTCTGTGATTACTCCTTACTGTGCTCAGTCATTCTATGGCTGCTGTCCAGACGGTCAAACCTCTGCTAGAGGGCCCCATGGCGAGGGCTGCTCCCAAGATGACTGTGTCCGCTCCAG atacgGCTGTTGTTTGGATGGGGTGACCCAAGCTCAAGGATTTGGAAGAGTTGGATGTCCTGAGTACCGGCCAACTGTG CAGGACACACCGGCTCCTGTCCCTCCATCCACTGGTGATGTGTGTCGCTTTCCCCGTGACGAGGGCCCTTGTGACACTTGGAAGGTCCGCTACTACTATGACTCAGTTGCTGGCAAATGTACCGAGTTCTGGTTTGGAAGCTGCCAGGGCAATGGCAATAACTTTATGTCCCTGGAAGCATGCCAGAGACAGTGTGGGAGCATGATGAGGGAGCCCCCACCTCCACCTCGCAGAGAGACCCCCAGGAGAGGGCCACCCAGGGGTGCCCTGAGGGCAAGGGCATAA
- the smek1 gene encoding serine/threonine-protein phosphatase 4 regulatory subunit 3 isoform X1 has translation MTDTRRRVKVYTLNEDRQWDDRGTGHVSSGYVERLKGTSLLVRAESDGSLLLESKINPTTAYQKQQDTLIVWSEAENYDLALSFQEKAGCDEIWEKICQVQGKDPSVDITQDVVDESEDERFEDMSSPGLELPPCELNRLDDLAELVASSLPSPLRREKLALAVENEGYIRKLLELFHVCEDLENSEGLHHLYEIIKGIFLLNRTALFEVMFSEECIMDVIGCLEFDPALPQPRRHREFLTKTARFKEVIPISDPELRQKIHQTYRVQYIQDMVLPTPSVFEENMLSTLHSFIFFNKVEIVGMLQDDEKFLTDLFAQLTDEATDDDKRHELVNFLKEFCAFSQTLQPQNRDAFFKTLSNMGILPALEVILGMDDVQVRGAATDIFSYLVEYNPSMVREFVMQESQQNDDDILLINLIIEHMICDTDPELGGAVQLMGLLRTLVDPENMLATANKTEKTEFLSFFYKHCMHVLSAPLLANTTEEKPSKDDFQTSQLLALILELLTFCVEHHTYHIKNYIINKDILRRVLVLTASQHAFLALCALRFMRRIIGLKDEFYNRYIMRNFLFEPVIKAFLNNGSRYNLMNSAIIEMFEYVRVEDVKSLTAHIVENYWKALEDVDYVQTFKGLKLRYEQQRERQDNPKLDSMRSILRNHRFRRDARTLEDEEEMWFNTDEDDMEDGEAVVPPSDKMKTEEDLMEPISKFMERKKLKDPDDKEVLGKSSLSGRQNPSFKLAFSGSTKTSLSSPPSSASLNPGSPGSPGSPGSGARSSPSTATVTTKGGLVGLVDYPDDDDDEEDEDDEDGETKEDPLPPSKKSKLSS, from the exons ATGACGGACACTCGCCGACGAGTCAAAGTCTATACCCTCAATGAGGACAGACAGTGGGACGACCGTGGGACCGGACACGTCTCCTCGGGCTACGTGGAGCGTTTGAAAGGCACGTCCCTCCTGGTGCGAGCAGAGAGTGATG GTTCCCTACTGCTGGAGTCCAAAATCAATCCAACCACAGCCTACCAGAAACAACAG GATACATTGATAGTGTGGTCCGAGGCGGAGAATTATGACCTGGCACTCAGCTTCCAGGAGAAGGCTGGCTGTGATGAAATCTGGGAGAAAATATGCCAG GTGCAGGGTAAGGACCCGTCAGTGGATATCACCCAGGATGTGGTCGATGAGTCTGAGGATGAGCGCTTTGAGGACATGTCATCCCCTGGTCTGGAATTACCGCCATGTGAACTGAACCGCTTGGACGATCTGGCTGAACTGGTGGCCTCATCACTCCCATCACCACTGCGGCGCGAGAAGCTGGCTCTTGCCGTGGAGAATGAGGGCTACATTCGCAAGCTCCTGGAACTGTTTCATGTGTGTGAGGATTTGGAGAACAGTGAGGGACTGCACCACCTGTACGAAATAATTAAAGGCATCTTCCTGCTCAATCGCACGGCACTCTTTGAGGTTATGTTCTCTGAAGAGTGCATTATGGACGTCATTGGTTGTCTGGAGTTTGACCCAGCACTCCCACAGCCAAGGCGGCACCGGGAGTTTCTAACTAAGACCGCCCGCTTCAAAGAGGTGATCCCCATCTCTGATCCTGAACTGCGTCAAAAAATACACCAGACGTATCGTGTGCAGTACATTCAGGATATGGTGCTGCCCACGCCCTCAGTTTTTGAGGAAAACATGCTGTCCACCCTGCACTCCTTCATCTTCTTTAACAAGGTGGAGATTGTGGGCATGCTACAG GATGATGAGAAGTTCCTGACAGACCTCTTTGCACAGCTCACAGATGAGGCCACAGACGACGATAAAAGACACGAACTG GTGAACTTCCTAAAAGAATTCTGTGCATTCTCCCAAACGTTACAACCTCAAAACAGAGACGCCTTCTTCAAGACGTTGTCGAACATGGGCATTCTACCGGCACTAGAGGTCATACTG GGAATGGATGACGTTCAGGTGCGTGGGGCAGCCACAGATATTTTCTCTTATCTGGTGGAGTACAACCCCTCCATGGTACGAGAGTTTGTCATGCAAGAGTCTCAGCAGAATGATGAT GACATCCTCCTGATCAACCTGATCATAGAACACATGATCTGTGATACAGACCCAGAGCTAGGTGGAGCGGTGCAGCTGATGGGTCTGCTACGGACTCTGGTGGACCCTGAGAACATGCTGGCTACTGCAAAT aaaacagaaaagacagagtTCCTGAGCTTTTTCTACAAGCACTGTATGCACGTCctgtctgctcctctgctggCCAACACCACGGAGGAGAAGCCCAGCAAAG ATGATTTTCAAACATCCCAGTTGCTGGCCTTGATTTTGGAGCTGCTGACATTCTGTGTTGAGCATCACACCTATCACATCAAGAACTACATCATCAACAAGGACATCCTCAGGAGGGTACTGGTGCTCACGGCCTCTCAGCACGCCTTCCTGGCACTAT GTGCCCTGCGCTTCATGCGGAGGATCATTGGTCTGAAGGATGAGTTCTACAATCGTTACATCATGAGAAATTTCCTCTTTGAGCCTGTAATCAAGGCCTTCCTCAATAACGGCTCACGCTACAATCTCATGAATTCAGCCATCATTGAGATGTTTGAGTATGTCCGTGTG GAGGATGTGAAGTCTCTCACAGCTCATATAGTAGAGAATTACTGGAAGGCCCTGGAGGATGTGGACTACGTCCAAACATTCAAGGGCCTCAAGCTGCGGTATGAGCAACAGCGAGAGAGGCAAGACAACCCCAAACTGGATAG CATGCGCTCCATTCTGAGGAATCACCGCTTCCGTCGTGATGCACGGACactggaggacgaggaggagatgTGGTTCAACACAGATGAGGATGACATGGAGGACGGTGAAGCAGTGGTTCCACCTTCTGACAAGATGAAAACAGAGGAAGACCTCATGGAACCTATAAGCAAGTTcatggaaagaaagaaat TGAAAGACCCGGACGACAAAGAGGTACTCGGGAAGTCGAGCTTATCAGGCAGACAGAACCCCAGCTTCAAGCTCGCCTTCTCCGGCTCCACTAAAACCAGCCTGTCCAGCCCCCCGTCGTCTGCCTCATTGAACCCAGGTTCGCCAGGATCACCAGGTTCTCCAGGCTCAGGGGCGAGGAGCTCCCCCTCCACTGCAACTGTAACCACAAAG GGAGGTTTAGTGGGACTTGTGGACTACcccgatgatgatgatgacgaggaGGACGAAGATGACGAGGATGGAGAGACTAAAGAGGACCCTCTGCCACCTTCCAAGAAGTCCAAACTGAGCTCCTAA
- the smek1 gene encoding serine/threonine-protein phosphatase 4 regulatory subunit 3 isoform X2: protein MTDTRRRVKVYTLNEDRQWDDRGTGHVSSGYVERLKGTSLLVRAESDGSLLLESKINPTTAYQKQQDTLIVWSEAENYDLALSFQEKAGCDEIWEKICQVQGKDPSVDITQDVVDESEDERFEDMSSPGLELPPCELNRLDDLAELVASSLPSPLRREKLALAVENEGYIRKLLELFHVCEDLENSEGLHHLYEIIKGIFLLNRTALFEVMFSEECIMDVIGCLEFDPALPQPRRHREFLTKTARFKEVIPISDPELRQKIHQTYRVQYIQDMVLPTPSVFEENMLSTLHSFIFFNKVEIVGMLQDDEKFLTDLFAQLTDEATDDDKRHELVNFLKEFCAFSQTLQPQNRDAFFKTLSNMGILPALEVILGMDDVQVRGAATDIFSYLVEYNPSMVREFVMQESQQNDDDILLINLIIEHMICDTDPELGGAVQLMGLLRTLVDPENMLATANKTEKTEFLSFFYKHCMHVLSAPLLANTTEEKPSKDDFQTSQLLALILELLTFCVEHHTYHIKNYIINKDILRRVLVLTASQHAFLALCALRFMRRIIGLKDEFYNRYIMRNFLFEPVIKAFLNNGSRYNLMNSAIIEMFEYVRVDVKSLTAHIVENYWKALEDVDYVQTFKGLKLRYEQQRERQDNPKLDSMRSILRNHRFRRDARTLEDEEEMWFNTDEDDMEDGEAVVPPSDKMKTEEDLMEPISKFMERKKLKDPDDKEVLGKSSLSGRQNPSFKLAFSGSTKTSLSSPPSSASLNPGSPGSPGSPGSGARSSPSTATVTTKGGLVGLVDYPDDDDDEEDEDDEDGETKEDPLPPSKKSKLSS from the exons ATGACGGACACTCGCCGACGAGTCAAAGTCTATACCCTCAATGAGGACAGACAGTGGGACGACCGTGGGACCGGACACGTCTCCTCGGGCTACGTGGAGCGTTTGAAAGGCACGTCCCTCCTGGTGCGAGCAGAGAGTGATG GTTCCCTACTGCTGGAGTCCAAAATCAATCCAACCACAGCCTACCAGAAACAACAG GATACATTGATAGTGTGGTCCGAGGCGGAGAATTATGACCTGGCACTCAGCTTCCAGGAGAAGGCTGGCTGTGATGAAATCTGGGAGAAAATATGCCAG GTGCAGGGTAAGGACCCGTCAGTGGATATCACCCAGGATGTGGTCGATGAGTCTGAGGATGAGCGCTTTGAGGACATGTCATCCCCTGGTCTGGAATTACCGCCATGTGAACTGAACCGCTTGGACGATCTGGCTGAACTGGTGGCCTCATCACTCCCATCACCACTGCGGCGCGAGAAGCTGGCTCTTGCCGTGGAGAATGAGGGCTACATTCGCAAGCTCCTGGAACTGTTTCATGTGTGTGAGGATTTGGAGAACAGTGAGGGACTGCACCACCTGTACGAAATAATTAAAGGCATCTTCCTGCTCAATCGCACGGCACTCTTTGAGGTTATGTTCTCTGAAGAGTGCATTATGGACGTCATTGGTTGTCTGGAGTTTGACCCAGCACTCCCACAGCCAAGGCGGCACCGGGAGTTTCTAACTAAGACCGCCCGCTTCAAAGAGGTGATCCCCATCTCTGATCCTGAACTGCGTCAAAAAATACACCAGACGTATCGTGTGCAGTACATTCAGGATATGGTGCTGCCCACGCCCTCAGTTTTTGAGGAAAACATGCTGTCCACCCTGCACTCCTTCATCTTCTTTAACAAGGTGGAGATTGTGGGCATGCTACAG GATGATGAGAAGTTCCTGACAGACCTCTTTGCACAGCTCACAGATGAGGCCACAGACGACGATAAAAGACACGAACTG GTGAACTTCCTAAAAGAATTCTGTGCATTCTCCCAAACGTTACAACCTCAAAACAGAGACGCCTTCTTCAAGACGTTGTCGAACATGGGCATTCTACCGGCACTAGAGGTCATACTG GGAATGGATGACGTTCAGGTGCGTGGGGCAGCCACAGATATTTTCTCTTATCTGGTGGAGTACAACCCCTCCATGGTACGAGAGTTTGTCATGCAAGAGTCTCAGCAGAATGATGAT GACATCCTCCTGATCAACCTGATCATAGAACACATGATCTGTGATACAGACCCAGAGCTAGGTGGAGCGGTGCAGCTGATGGGTCTGCTACGGACTCTGGTGGACCCTGAGAACATGCTGGCTACTGCAAAT aaaacagaaaagacagagtTCCTGAGCTTTTTCTACAAGCACTGTATGCACGTCctgtctgctcctctgctggCCAACACCACGGAGGAGAAGCCCAGCAAAG ATGATTTTCAAACATCCCAGTTGCTGGCCTTGATTTTGGAGCTGCTGACATTCTGTGTTGAGCATCACACCTATCACATCAAGAACTACATCATCAACAAGGACATCCTCAGGAGGGTACTGGTGCTCACGGCCTCTCAGCACGCCTTCCTGGCACTAT GTGCCCTGCGCTTCATGCGGAGGATCATTGGTCTGAAGGATGAGTTCTACAATCGTTACATCATGAGAAATTTCCTCTTTGAGCCTGTAATCAAGGCCTTCCTCAATAACGGCTCACGCTACAATCTCATGAATTCAGCCATCATTGAGATGTTTGAGTATGTCCGTGTG GATGTGAAGTCTCTCACAGCTCATATAGTAGAGAATTACTGGAAGGCCCTGGAGGATGTGGACTACGTCCAAACATTCAAGGGCCTCAAGCTGCGGTATGAGCAACAGCGAGAGAGGCAAGACAACCCCAAACTGGATAG CATGCGCTCCATTCTGAGGAATCACCGCTTCCGTCGTGATGCACGGACactggaggacgaggaggagatgTGGTTCAACACAGATGAGGATGACATGGAGGACGGTGAAGCAGTGGTTCCACCTTCTGACAAGATGAAAACAGAGGAAGACCTCATGGAACCTATAAGCAAGTTcatggaaagaaagaaat TGAAAGACCCGGACGACAAAGAGGTACTCGGGAAGTCGAGCTTATCAGGCAGACAGAACCCCAGCTTCAAGCTCGCCTTCTCCGGCTCCACTAAAACCAGCCTGTCCAGCCCCCCGTCGTCTGCCTCATTGAACCCAGGTTCGCCAGGATCACCAGGTTCTCCAGGCTCAGGGGCGAGGAGCTCCCCCTCCACTGCAACTGTAACCACAAAG GGAGGTTTAGTGGGACTTGTGGACTACcccgatgatgatgatgacgaggaGGACGAAGATGACGAGGATGGAGAGACTAAAGAGGACCCTCTGCCACCTTCCAAGAAGTCCAAACTGAGCTCCTAA